A genomic segment from Actinomadura hallensis encodes:
- a CDS encoding DUF485 domain-containing protein, which translates to MSVDKNASGTVYQRFQSTAEFQELRRRFRRFAFPMTVAFLAWYLLYVVLSGWARGFMGAELFGSINVALVFGLLQFATTFGIAYLYSRHAERRLDPVADKIRGEIEAEGAQAAGSAEEAR; encoded by the coding sequence GTGTCCGTCGATAAGAACGCCTCGGGCACCGTCTACCAACGGTTCCAGAGCACAGCGGAGTTCCAGGAACTCCGACGCAGATTCCGCAGATTCGCGTTCCCCATGACCGTCGCGTTCCTCGCCTGGTACCTGCTCTATGTCGTCCTCTCGGGCTGGGCGCGCGGCTTCATGGGCGCCGAGCTGTTCGGTTCCATCAACGTCGCGCTGGTGTTCGGGCTGCTGCAGTTCGCGACCACGTTCGGCATCGCCTACCTGTACTCGCGCCACGCCGAGCGCCGCCTCGACCCCGTCGCCGACAAGATCCGCGGCGAGATCGAGGCGGAGGGCGCCCAGGCCGCCGGAAGCGCGGAGGAGGCCCGATGA
- a CDS encoding solute symporter family protein, translated as MSNETLSILLFLAFVAATLAVTVWASRNTRSATDFYAGGRSFSGVQNGLAIGGDYMSAASFLGIAGLIALYGYDGFLYSIGFLVAWLVALLLVAELLRNSGRFTMADVLAFRMSPRPVRTAAGVSTITVSIFYLLAQMVGAGALVALLFGFTSEFAKGATIALVGVLMIVYVVFGGMKGTTWVQIIKAVLLMSGAALVTLLVLTEFGFNLSSLLSDAANESGKGEAFLEPGLRYGTEEEGLSGKIDLISLGLALVLGTAGLPHILIRFYTVPTARDARKSVMWGIGLIGVFYLFTLVLGFGAAALVGSEEISRVNAAGNTAAPQLAERIGEIVFGEAGGTILLAVIAAVAFATILAVVAGLTLASSSSFAHDLYAHVFRKGKATERDEVRVARIAALVIGAVSIVLGIYAQRLNVAFLVALAFAVAASGNLPAILYSLFWKRFNTAGAVSAIYGGLGAAMFLVFFSPVVSGSDKALFTGHDWSWFPLNNPGILSIPIGFLCGFVGTVLSKEYNAEKYAEIEVRSLTGAGAETAVKD; from the coding sequence ATGAGCAACGAGACCCTCTCGATCCTGCTGTTCCTCGCCTTCGTCGCCGCCACCCTGGCGGTCACCGTGTGGGCGAGCCGCAACACCCGGAGCGCCACCGACTTCTACGCCGGCGGCCGGTCCTTCTCCGGCGTGCAGAACGGCCTCGCGATCGGCGGCGACTACATGTCCGCCGCGTCGTTCCTCGGCATCGCCGGGCTGATCGCCCTGTACGGCTACGACGGGTTCCTGTACTCCATCGGGTTCCTGGTCGCGTGGCTGGTGGCGCTGCTGCTGGTCGCCGAGCTGCTGCGGAACTCCGGCCGGTTCACGATGGCGGACGTGCTGGCGTTCCGGATGAGCCCGCGCCCGGTCCGCACCGCCGCCGGCGTCTCCACCATCACCGTGTCCATCTTCTACCTGCTGGCGCAGATGGTCGGCGCGGGCGCCCTGGTGGCGCTGCTGTTCGGCTTCACCAGTGAGTTCGCCAAGGGCGCCACGATCGCCCTGGTCGGCGTCCTGATGATCGTCTACGTGGTGTTCGGCGGCATGAAGGGCACCACCTGGGTCCAGATCATCAAGGCCGTGCTGCTGATGTCCGGCGCGGCGCTCGTCACCCTGCTGGTGCTGACCGAGTTCGGCTTCAACCTGTCGAGCCTGCTCAGCGACGCCGCCAACGAGAGCGGCAAGGGCGAGGCGTTCCTGGAGCCGGGGCTGCGCTACGGCACCGAGGAGGAGGGCCTCTCCGGCAAGATCGACCTGATCAGCCTCGGGCTCGCGCTCGTCCTCGGCACCGCGGGACTGCCGCACATCCTGATCCGCTTCTACACCGTCCCGACGGCCCGCGACGCCCGCAAGTCCGTCATGTGGGGCATCGGCCTCATCGGGGTCTTCTACCTGTTCACCCTGGTCCTGGGCTTCGGTGCGGCGGCGCTCGTCGGCAGTGAGGAGATCTCCCGGGTCAACGCGGCGGGCAACACCGCGGCGCCGCAGCTCGCCGAACGCATCGGGGAGATCGTCTTCGGCGAGGCCGGCGGCACCATCCTGCTGGCGGTGATCGCCGCGGTCGCGTTCGCCACCATCCTGGCGGTCGTGGCGGGCCTCACCCTGGCGTCCTCCTCGTCGTTCGCGCACGACCTGTACGCGCACGTGTTCCGCAAGGGCAAGGCCACCGAGCGGGACGAGGTCCGCGTCGCCCGCATCGCCGCCCTGGTCATCGGCGCCGTGTCGATCGTCCTCGGCATCTACGCCCAGCGGCTCAACGTGGCGTTCCTCGTCGCGCTGGCGTTCGCGGTCGCCGCGTCCGGCAACCTGCCCGCGATCCTCTACAGCCTGTTCTGGAAGCGGTTCAACACCGCCGGCGCCGTCTCCGCGATCTACGGCGGCCTCGGCGCGGCGATGTTCCTGGTCTTCTTCTCCCCGGTCGTGTCCGGTTCGGACAAGGCCCTGTTCACCGGGCACGACTGGAGCTGGTTCCCGCTGAACAACCCGGGGATCCTCTCCATCCCGATCGGGTTCCTGTGCGGGTTCGTCGGCACCGTGCTCAGCAAGGAGTACAACGCGGAGAAGTACGCCGAGATCGAGGTCCGCTCCCTCACCGGGGCGGGCGCCGAGACCGCCGTCAAGGACTGA
- a CDS encoding PGPGW domain-containing protein, giving the protein MVYRRHATRGALMVVGGVVLLAGLALLVLPGPGMLLVLSGLLILSRAIPSVERFVEPVRLRAVQAAEESVTSWWRLTGSVLTGVTLIGAGVLWIVETRLPFSGWSTGLGLVLSGLILFALLVWSHRRVRARRAARTGPRNPPEN; this is encoded by the coding sequence ATGGTCTATCGGAGGCACGCCACACGCGGCGCGCTGATGGTCGTCGGCGGCGTCGTCCTGCTGGCCGGCCTCGCGCTGCTGGTCCTGCCCGGTCCGGGGATGCTGCTGGTCCTGTCGGGGCTGCTCATCCTGTCCCGCGCGATCCCGTCGGTGGAGCGGTTCGTCGAGCCCGTCCGGCTGCGGGCCGTCCAGGCGGCCGAGGAGAGCGTGACGTCGTGGTGGCGCCTCACCGGCTCGGTGCTGACGGGGGTGACGCTGATCGGCGCGGGCGTGCTGTGGATCGTCGAGACCCGGCTGCCGTTCAGCGGATGGAGCACCGGCCTGGGCCTCGTCCTGTCCGGCCTCATCCTGTTCGCGCTCCTAGTCTGGAGCCACCGGCGCGTCAGGGCGCGGCGCGCGGCCCGAACCGGCCCGAGAAATCCGCCCGAGAATTGA
- a CDS encoding dienelactone hydrolase family protein — protein sequence MNIADVTIDLADASLPGDLALPDDPAGVVLFAHGSGSSRHSPRNRAVAAGLNDAGIGTLLIDLLTEEEGRADAVTGELRFDIELLTGRLVGAIDWLASAPPTADYPVGLFGASTGAAAALAAAARRPERVTAVVSRGGRPDLAGDALERVAAPVLLIVGARDPQVLRLNDDAAGRLRSAEHKLEIVPHASHLFEEPGALDQVTAMAARWFGRYLGRPAPVS from the coding sequence ATGAACATCGCCGACGTCACCATTGATCTCGCGGACGCGTCGCTGCCCGGCGACCTCGCGCTGCCGGACGACCCGGCGGGCGTGGTGCTGTTCGCGCACGGCAGCGGAAGCTCCCGGCACAGCCCGCGGAACCGCGCCGTGGCCGCCGGCCTCAACGACGCGGGGATCGGGACCCTGCTGATCGACCTCCTCACCGAGGAGGAGGGCCGGGCGGACGCCGTCACCGGGGAGCTGCGCTTCGACATCGAGCTGCTGACCGGGAGGCTGGTCGGGGCGATCGACTGGCTCGCCTCCGCGCCGCCCACGGCGGACTACCCGGTCGGGCTGTTCGGCGCGAGCACCGGCGCCGCGGCCGCGCTGGCCGCGGCGGCCCGGCGGCCCGAACGCGTCACCGCGGTCGTCTCGCGGGGCGGCCGCCCGGACCTGGCCGGCGACGCGCTCGAACGGGTCGCCGCGCCCGTGCTGCTGATCGTGGGCGCGCGGGACCCGCAGGTGCTGCGGCTCAACGACGACGCCGCCGGGCGGCTGCGGTCCGCCGAGCACAAGCTGGAGATCGTCCCGCACGCCTCGCACCTGTTCGAGGAGCCCGGCGCCCTCGACCAGGTGACCGCCATGGCCGCGCGATGGTTCGGCCGGTACCTCGGCCGGCCCGCCCCGGTGTCATGA
- a CDS encoding RtcB family protein yields MTARLTQEGPYRFRIEPTGEMRVPGVVFASRELLIEADQAVDQVANVATLPGVVEASYAMPDIHWGYGFAIGGVAATDPRQGGVVSPGGVGFDISCGVRLMAADIDDAGLRPVLQDVMNGLDPAVPRGMGRGAVWRLSGRQDMMGILTGGSRYAVERGHGDERDLLRCEDAGAVADADPGQVSDRAIERGSGQVGSLGSGNHFLELQRVAEVYDTAVAEVFGLRPDQICVMIHSGSRGLGHQICTDHVRAMEKSMARYGIRVPDRQLACAPLESPEGRSYLGAMAAAANYGRANRQLLAHAARQVFEKVAGARLDLVYDVSHNLAKMEEHPVDGERRLLCVHRKGATRALPPGHADLPDDLRDVGQPVLIPGTMSTSSYVLAGVPDGPAFYSTCHGAGRAKSRHQAARGVSGRELKARMERGGIAVRGASWRGLAEEAADAYKDVSAVIEAAEGAGLGRKIARLVPVGVVKG; encoded by the coding sequence ATGACGGCCCGGCTGACGCAGGAGGGCCCGTACCGGTTCAGGATCGAGCCCACCGGCGAGATGCGCGTCCCCGGCGTCGTCTTCGCGTCCCGGGAACTGCTGATCGAGGCGGACCAGGCGGTCGACCAGGTCGCCAACGTCGCCACGCTGCCCGGCGTGGTGGAGGCCTCCTACGCCATGCCCGACATCCACTGGGGGTACGGCTTCGCCATCGGCGGCGTGGCGGCGACCGACCCCCGGCAGGGCGGGGTCGTCTCGCCCGGCGGCGTCGGGTTCGACATCTCGTGCGGGGTCCGGCTGATGGCCGCCGACATCGACGACGCGGGGCTGCGGCCCGTCCTGCAGGACGTGATGAACGGGCTCGACCCGGCCGTCCCGCGCGGCATGGGGCGCGGCGCCGTCTGGCGGCTGTCCGGGCGCCAGGACATGATGGGCATCCTCACCGGCGGCTCGCGGTACGCGGTCGAGCGCGGCCACGGCGACGAGCGGGACCTGCTGCGCTGCGAGGACGCCGGCGCCGTCGCCGACGCCGACCCCGGCCAGGTCAGCGACCGCGCCATCGAGCGGGGCTCCGGTCAGGTCGGCAGCCTGGGCTCGGGCAACCACTTCCTGGAGCTCCAGCGGGTCGCCGAGGTCTACGACACCGCCGTGGCCGAGGTGTTCGGGCTCCGGCCCGACCAGATCTGCGTCATGATCCACTCCGGGTCGCGCGGGCTCGGGCACCAGATCTGCACCGACCACGTCCGGGCGATGGAGAAGTCGATGGCGCGGTACGGCATCCGGGTGCCGGACCGGCAGCTCGCCTGCGCGCCCCTCGAATCGCCCGAGGGACGCTCCTACCTGGGCGCGATGGCGGCCGCCGCCAACTACGGCCGCGCCAACCGGCAGCTGCTCGCCCACGCGGCGCGGCAGGTCTTCGAGAAGGTCGCCGGCGCGCGGCTCGACCTCGTCTACGACGTCTCCCACAACCTCGCCAAGATGGAGGAGCACCCGGTGGATGGCGAACGCCGGCTGCTGTGCGTGCACCGCAAGGGCGCGACGAGGGCGCTGCCGCCGGGACACGCCGACCTGCCGGACGACCTCCGCGACGTGGGCCAGCCGGTGCTGATCCCCGGGACGATGAGCACGTCGTCCTACGTCCTCGCCGGGGTTCCGGACGGGCCGGCGTTCTACTCCACCTGCCATGGCGCGGGACGCGCGAAGAGCCGTCACCAGGCCGCCCGCGGCGTCAGCGGCAGGGAGCTGAAGGCGCGGATGGAGCGCGGCGGGATCGCCGTGCGCGGCGCGTCCTGGCGCGGGCTGGCGGAGGAGGCCGCGGACGCCTACAAGGACGTGTCCGCCGTGATCGAGGCCGCCGAGGGCGCCGGCCTGGGCCGCAAGATCGCCCGCCTGGTGCCCGTGGGCGTCGTGAAGGGCTGA
- a CDS encoding archease: MTGGPGSGAGGSGHRGVPHTADLRIEAWAPTRERCVAEAVKGMVGSFADVSAVRPTGTTVLEVPPGPDDDLLVAVLDEVIYRLDADGEIVLDAEVTGTPDGGLAARLRTGDAAEAREIGAVPKAISLHDLRIGADPETGEWSCTVTIDV, encoded by the coding sequence GTGACGGGCGGGCCCGGCTCCGGTGCGGGCGGGAGCGGGCACCGCGGCGTCCCGCACACCGCCGACCTGCGGATCGAGGCGTGGGCGCCGACGCGCGAGCGATGCGTCGCCGAGGCCGTGAAGGGCATGGTCGGCTCCTTCGCCGACGTCTCCGCCGTCCGGCCGACGGGCACCACCGTGCTGGAGGTGCCCCCGGGGCCGGACGACGACCTGCTCGTGGCCGTCCTCGACGAGGTGATCTACCGGCTCGACGCCGACGGGGAGATCGTCCTGGACGCGGAGGTCACCGGAACGCCGGACGGCGGGCTCGCGGCCCGGCTGCGCACGGGCGACGCGGCGGAGGCCCGGGAGATCGGCGCCGTTCCCAAGGCGATTTCCCTGCACGACCTGCGCATAGGCGCGGATCCGGAGACCGGCGAATGGTCCTGCACGGTGACGATCGACGTCTGA
- a CDS encoding nitroreductase family protein, translating into MEALASRRNVRTYRDDPISQEALAQILEAGRRAPSAMNWQPWDFILVTDRQQLRELSQVWRGAGHVADSAATIVLVAPVPADDAERDRMRFDLGQATMAMMLAAADLGIGSGHADISDQERAREILGVPDDRMCVLQIALGYPADRPLRPIGRPDRRSFDEVVHVGQW; encoded by the coding sequence ATGGAAGCACTCGCATCACGGCGCAACGTGCGGACCTACCGGGACGACCCGATCTCGCAGGAGGCCCTCGCCCAGATCCTGGAGGCGGGCCGCCGCGCCCCCTCGGCGATGAACTGGCAGCCGTGGGACTTCATCCTCGTGACCGACCGGCAGCAGCTCAGGGAGCTGTCCCAGGTCTGGCGGGGCGCCGGGCACGTCGCCGACTCGGCCGCGACGATCGTCCTCGTGGCGCCGGTCCCGGCGGACGACGCCGAGCGCGACCGGATGCGCTTCGACCTCGGCCAGGCCACGATGGCGATGATGCTGGCCGCCGCGGACCTCGGCATCGGCAGCGGCCACGCCGACATCTCCGACCAGGAGCGGGCCCGCGAGATCCTCGGGGTCCCGGACGACCGCATGTGCGTCCTGCAGATCGCGCTCGGCTATCCCGCCGACCGCCCGCTGCGGCCCATCGGCAGGCCGGACCGCAGGTCGTTCGACGAGGTCGTGCACGTCGGCCAGTGGTGA
- a CDS encoding long-chain-fatty-acid--CoA ligase, with protein sequence MNLAERLRAAAERLGGRTVLTLDREGLSYRALEQTSARLGALLRRRGVRPGDRVAVMLPNVPEFAVVYYGVLRAGAVVVPLDPLLKRREIAAYVEDCAARLVIAWHAYAETVEAGTAGTRTDFMFVVPGEFRRLLRTIPPGDPVPRTADDTAVILYSAGTTGRPKGIELTHANLGSNAETVARMLALGVDDVVLGALPLYHAFGQTCALNATIHAGGRLTLMPRFDAGRALEVIRRDGVTVFHGVPAMYIALLDQPGVSDLSLLRICVSGGAALPLDVLRAYETRYGCPIIEGYGLSETSPLSASNRGGPGRRQGSIGRPVHGVEMRVVGDDGRELPCGEIGEIIVRGPNVMKGYWNDPEATADAIRDGWFHTGDLGRVDEDGFFFLVDRRRDVIIRAGYTVYPREVEEVLYEHPAVRQAAVVGFPHPEVGEEIGAVVVLRAPASEDELRRWVRERVAAYKYPRRVRFVDELPTSPTGKVLKRELGSPFLAPGGAPDGGSPGRAADGGAADLPVSR encoded by the coding sequence ATGAACCTCGCTGAGCGGCTCCGCGCCGCCGCCGAACGGCTCGGCGGGAGGACGGTTCTCACACTCGACCGGGAGGGGCTCAGCTACCGCGCGCTGGAGCAGACGAGCGCGCGGCTGGGCGCGCTGCTGCGGCGGCGCGGCGTCCGGCCCGGCGACCGGGTCGCGGTGATGCTCCCCAACGTCCCGGAGTTCGCCGTCGTGTACTACGGGGTCCTGCGCGCGGGGGCGGTGGTCGTCCCGCTCGACCCGCTGCTGAAGCGGCGGGAGATCGCCGCGTACGTCGAGGACTGCGCCGCCCGGCTCGTGATCGCCTGGCACGCGTACGCCGAGACCGTCGAGGCGGGGACGGCCGGCACCCGCACCGACTTCATGTTCGTGGTGCCCGGCGAGTTCCGCCGGCTGCTGCGCACGATCCCGCCCGGCGACCCGGTGCCGAGGACCGCGGACGACACCGCCGTCATCCTGTACAGCGCGGGGACGACGGGACGGCCGAAGGGCATCGAGCTGACCCACGCGAACCTCGGCAGCAACGCGGAGACGGTGGCGCGGATGCTCGCGCTCGGGGTGGACGACGTCGTCCTCGGGGCGCTGCCGCTGTACCACGCGTTCGGCCAGACCTGCGCGCTCAACGCCACGATCCACGCGGGCGGGCGGCTCACCCTGATGCCGCGGTTCGACGCGGGCCGCGCGCTGGAGGTCATCCGGCGGGACGGCGTGACGGTGTTCCACGGCGTTCCCGCGATGTACATCGCGCTGCTCGACCAGCCGGGCGTGTCCGACCTGTCGCTGCTGCGGATCTGCGTGTCCGGGGGCGCGGCGCTGCCGCTGGACGTGCTCCGCGCGTACGAGACGCGGTACGGCTGCCCGATCATCGAGGGCTACGGGCTGAGCGAGACGTCCCCGCTGTCGGCGTCCAACCGGGGCGGTCCCGGGCGGCGGCAGGGGTCGATCGGCCGGCCGGTCCACGGGGTGGAGATGCGGGTCGTCGGCGACGACGGCCGGGAGCTGCCGTGCGGCGAGATCGGGGAGATCATCGTGCGGGGGCCCAACGTGATGAAGGGCTACTGGAACGACCCGGAGGCGACCGCGGACGCGATCCGCGACGGCTGGTTCCACACCGGCGACCTGGGCCGCGTCGACGAGGACGGGTTCTTCTTCCTCGTCGACCGCCGCCGCGACGTGATCATCCGGGCGGGGTACACGGTGTATCCGCGGGAGGTCGAGGAGGTGCTGTACGAGCATCCGGCGGTGCGCCAGGCCGCCGTGGTGGGGTTCCCGCATCCCGAGGTGGGCGAGGAGATCGGGGCGGTGGTGGTGCTGCGGGCCCCGGCGAGCGAGGACGAGCTGCGCCGGTGGGTCCGGGAGCGGGTCGCCGCGTACAAGTACCCGCGGCGGGTCCGGTTCGTGGACGAGCTGCCCACCAGCCCCACCGGCAAGGTCCTCAAACGCGAGCTCGGCAGCCCGTTCCTCGCGCCGGGCGGGGCGCCGGACGGCGGGTCGCCGGGCAGGGCTGCGGACGGCGGGGCCGCCGACCTGCCGGTTTCGAGGTGA
- a CDS encoding PucR family transcriptional regulator has translation MSAAFSTGTLSGADTVRAERARILAELLENVDELADKAVETMRNEIPAYAARGPEFLADVREQVARHYRTKLAVLLEERTVTAEDIAFTRRASMRRAQAGFDLADYINAFRVGQQVFWEAVVAHAGRSYAGHEAALTLASPLMRYCDFASTHAANAYAEFQQYAAAETVRESRDLVELLLAGESPTRGPQLATALAHGLNPESRTPLLVVAAVLIGTDVKPDARHAACAAIARTGVGKHRTLAVVRQSEIVAVPALGPGGDPERLCDRLQAVQENLLAENVVLAMGISTVVEGMAQIPRAYQEARSVLEYLPEDGGVAALPRISPFEYMALRADDTARHLVDPRIVELLEEDRMRGGVLTATIRAFAAADLNLRAAAERLQIHHNTAQYRLRRIQERTGRNLRHFTDLVDLLVAIALQDVLPPPTNPGRKRLVSATNEADGTADVPSPHEPR, from the coding sequence ATGTCCGCTGCATTCAGCACGGGAACACTCAGCGGCGCGGACACGGTCCGCGCCGAACGCGCGCGAATACTCGCCGAGCTCCTCGAGAACGTCGACGAACTGGCGGACAAGGCCGTCGAGACCATGCGGAACGAGATCCCCGCCTACGCGGCGCGGGGGCCGGAGTTCCTCGCGGACGTGCGGGAGCAGGTGGCCCGCCACTACCGCACCAAGCTCGCCGTCCTCCTCGAAGAGCGCACCGTCACCGCCGAGGACATCGCCTTCACCCGCCGCGCCTCCATGCGCCGCGCCCAGGCCGGGTTCGACCTGGCCGACTACATCAACGCCTTCCGGGTCGGCCAGCAGGTCTTCTGGGAGGCGGTCGTCGCGCACGCGGGACGGTCCTACGCCGGGCACGAGGCCGCGCTGACGCTGGCGTCCCCGCTGATGCGGTACTGCGACTTCGCCAGCACCCACGCCGCCAACGCGTACGCGGAGTTCCAGCAGTACGCGGCCGCGGAGACCGTCCGGGAGAGCCGCGACCTGGTGGAGCTGCTGCTGGCCGGGGAGAGCCCCACCCGCGGGCCGCAGCTCGCGACCGCGCTGGCGCACGGGCTGAACCCCGAGTCGCGCACCCCGCTGCTGGTGGTGGCGGCCGTCCTGATCGGGACCGACGTGAAGCCGGACGCCCGGCACGCCGCGTGCGCGGCGATCGCCCGGACCGGGGTCGGCAAGCACCGCACGCTCGCGGTCGTCCGGCAGTCGGAGATCGTGGCGGTGCCGGCGCTCGGCCCCGGCGGCGACCCGGAGAGGCTGTGCGACCGGCTCCAGGCCGTCCAGGAGAACCTCCTGGCCGAGAACGTCGTGCTGGCGATGGGGATCAGCACCGTGGTCGAGGGGATGGCGCAGATCCCCCGCGCCTACCAGGAGGCCAGGAGCGTCCTGGAGTACCTGCCCGAGGACGGCGGCGTGGCGGCGCTGCCGCGGATCTCGCCGTTCGAGTACATGGCGCTGCGCGCCGACGACACCGCCCGGCACCTCGTGGACCCGCGGATCGTGGAGCTGCTGGAGGAGGACCGGATGCGCGGCGGGGTCCTGACCGCGACGATCCGGGCGTTCGCCGCCGCCGACCTGAACCTGCGCGCCGCCGCGGAGCGGCTCCAGATCCACCACAACACCGCCCAGTACCGGCTGCGCCGCATCCAGGAGCGGACGGGCCGCAACCTCCGCCACTTCACCGACCTCGTCGATCTCCTGGTCGCGATCGCGCTGCAGGACGTGTTGCCGCCGCCCACCAACCCCGGGCGGAAAAGACTGGTCTCCGCGACCAATGAGGCGGACGGTACAGCCGACGTACCGTCGCCCCATGAACCTCGCTGA
- a CDS encoding ABC transporter ATP-binding protein, which produces MLEVHDLTVRFGGITALGGVGFEVRGGEMVGLIGPNGAGKTTLFNCLTRRYDADGGSVRYEGRDLLAVPPHAIAALGIARTFQNLGLFPRMSVRDNVMVGAHHHGRAGFVAASLRLPSVRGEERRLRAEADELLERLELSDVAGHPAAGLPFGTLKRVELARALAARPRLLLLDEPVNGLSHGEIDEFAGWLQSIREDFDVTVIVVEHHMGFVMGTCDRVICLDFGKKIAEGSPEEVQRDPAVIEAYLGTAA; this is translated from the coding sequence ATGCTGGAGGTTCACGATCTTACCGTCCGCTTCGGCGGCATCACCGCCCTGGGGGGTGTCGGCTTCGAGGTCCGCGGCGGCGAAATGGTGGGGCTCATCGGACCGAACGGCGCCGGCAAGACGACGCTGTTCAACTGCCTGACCCGCCGCTACGACGCCGACGGGGGCTCCGTCCGCTACGAGGGCCGCGACCTGCTGGCGGTGCCGCCGCACGCGATCGCCGCCCTCGGCATCGCCCGCACCTTCCAGAACCTCGGGCTCTTCCCGCGGATGTCCGTGCGGGACAACGTGATGGTCGGCGCGCACCATCACGGCCGCGCCGGGTTCGTCGCCGCGAGCCTGCGGCTGCCGTCGGTCCGCGGCGAGGAGCGGCGGCTGCGCGCCGAGGCCGACGAGCTGCTGGAACGGCTGGAGCTGTCCGACGTGGCCGGCCATCCGGCGGCGGGCCTCCCGTTCGGCACCCTCAAGCGGGTCGAGCTGGCCCGCGCGCTGGCGGCCCGTCCCCGGCTGCTGCTGCTGGACGAGCCGGTCAACGGCCTCAGCCACGGCGAGATCGACGAGTTCGCCGGCTGGCTCCAGTCGATCCGCGAGGACTTCGACGTCACCGTGATCGTCGTCGAGCACCACATGGGATTCGTGATGGGCACCTGCGACCGCGTCATCTGCCTGGACTTCGGCAAGAAGATCGCCGAAGGCTCCCCCGAAGAGGTCCAACGCGACCCAGCCGTGATCGAGGCCTACCTAGGGACCGCAGCGTGA